The following are from one region of the Juglans regia cultivar Chandler chromosome 10, Walnut 2.0, whole genome shotgun sequence genome:
- the LOC109010091 gene encoding butyrate--CoA ligase AAE11, peroxisomal-like produces MDQLPKCGANYTPLTPLTFLNRASKFYANRTSVIYERTRFTWRQTYERCCRLASSLRALNILKNNVVSVLAPNIPAMYEMHFAVPMAGAVLNTINTRLDAKTIATILGHSEAKVFFVDCQFVPLAREALRLLMADSKHSLGAESSIPLVIVIDDIDSPTGVRLGELEYEQLVQKGNPRYLPGELEDEWDPIALNYTSGTTSEPKGVVYSHRGAYLSTLSLVLGWEMGSEPVYLWTLPMFHCNGWTFTWGIAARGGTNVCLRNATASDIYRSIAMHKVTHMCCAPIIFNILLQAEPKEQGQQIITSPVQILTGGAPPPAALLEKVEPLGFHVTHAYGLTEATGPALVCEWQEKWNQLPRDDQAKLKARQGISILTLADVDVKDLKTMASVPYDGKTLGEIVLRGSSIMKGYFKDRKATFKAFKDGWFLTGDVGVVHPDGYLEIKDRSKDVIISGGENISSVEVESVLYKHPRVLEAAVVAMPHPHWGESPCAFVALKKNSAGRTDDVSEAEIISFCRKNLPHFTVPKKVGFLAELPKNSTGKILKNELRAQAKHLVVSENHSNESRPDHSQVRVPRYGDQILQALSRL; encoded by the exons ATGGATCAGTTGCCGAAATGTGGAGCTAATTATACCCCTCTCACCCCTTTAACTTTCTTGAACAGAGCCTCTAAGTTTTATGCCAATCGTACCTCTGTGATATATGAGCGTACCCGCTTCACATGGCGGCAAACCTACGAGCGTTGCTGCCGCCTTGCTTCCTCTCTTCGTGCCCTTAACATACTCAAGAACAATGTT GTATCTGTGTTGGCTCCTAACATTCCAGCCATGTACGAGATGCATTTTGCAGTGCCTATGGCTGGGGCTGTGCTCAACACCATCAATACCCGGCTTGATGCTAAAACCATAGCCACCATTCTCGGACACTCTGAAGCCAAGGTCTTCTTTGTGGATTGCCAATTCGTGCCGCTGGCACGCGAGGCTCTCCGCTTACTTATGGCTGATTCCAAGCATTCTCTGGGAGCCGAGTCGTCCATCCCCTTGGTGATTGTCATCGATGATATTGACTCACCCACTGGCGTCCGGCTAGGCGAGTTGGAGTACGAGCAACTGGTCCAAAAGGGCAATCCAAGGTACCTTCCCGGCGAGCTTGAGGATGAGTGGGATCCAATTGCTCTGAATTATACGTCAGGAACAACATCTGAACCTAAAGGAGTGGTGTACAGCCACAGAGGTGCCTACCTTAGCACGCTCAGCCTAGTTCTGGGATGGGAAATGGGAAGTGAGCCTGTCTACCTGTGGACACTTCCCATGTTCCATTGCAATGGGTGGACCTTCACTTGGGGCATTGCGGCGCGCGGCGGCACCAACGTGTGCCTGCGCAACGCCACAGCATCGGACATCTACCGTAGCATTGCCATGCACAAGGTTACACACATGTGTTGCGCGCCCATCATTTTCAACATCCTCCTCCAGGCAGAACCGAAGGAGCAAGGCCAGCAGATCATCACCTCCCCTGTCCAAATACTCACCGGAGGAGCACCCCCGCCGGCAGCTCTGCTTGAAAAAGTAGAGCCACTCGGGTTCCACGTCACGCATGCTTATGGCCTGACGGAGGCAACCGGACCGGCCCTGGTGTGCGAGTGGCAGGAAAAATGGAATCAACTGCCGCGCGACGATCAGGCCAAACTCAAGGCACGTCAAGGTATTAGCATACTGACGCTGGCCGATGTGGACGTGAAGGATTTGAAAACAATGGCCAGTGTGCCCTATGATGGGAAAACTTTGGGGGAGATAGTCCTGCGTGGAAGCAGCATCATGAAGGGCTACTTCAAGGACCGAAAGGCCACGTTCAAAGCGTTCAAGGATGGCTGGTTCTTAACAGGTGATGTTGGGGTCGTACATCCAGATGGGTATTTGGAAATCAAGGACAGATCCAAGGACGTGATCATATCTGGAGGCGAAAACATTAGCAGCGTAGAAGTGGAGTCGGTGCTGTATAAGCACCCAAGGGTGCTGGAAGCCGCCGTGGTGGCAATGCCGCACCCTCACTGGGGAGAGAGCCCCTGCGCTTTTGTCGCCCTGAAGAAGAATTCGGCAGGCAGAACCGACGACGTGAGCGAGGCAGAGATCATCTCCTTTTGCAGGAAGAATCTTCCCCATTTCACGGTTCCAAAGAAAGTGGGGTTCTTGGCCGAGCTGCCAAAGAACTCAACAGGAAAGATTCTGAAAAATGAACTGAGGGCTCAAGCAAAGCACCTTGTTGTCTCCGAGAATCATTCAAACGAGTCCAGGCCAGACCATTCTCAAGTACGGGTTCCTCGGTATGGCGACCAGATTCTGCAGGCCTTGTCCCGCCTctga